A region of Micromonospora chokoriensis DNA encodes the following proteins:
- a CDS encoding PH domain-containing protein translates to MPAPGLLPAAPLPPLGRGPLDPWPSTVNWQPISTDLIWVELIRLAVVVAIGLAVTAVGWALSGHWLFGLAVAVVALLGGWRAIAIVRAVRAWGYAERENDLLVRHGLLVRRLSIVPYSRMQFVDVSAGPLERAFDLATVQLHTAAAASDARVPGLRPAEASRLRDRLTALGEDRAEGL, encoded by the coding sequence CTGCCCGCACCCGGGCTCCTGCCGGCCGCTCCTCTGCCGCCGTTGGGGCGGGGGCCGCTGGATCCCTGGCCGAGCACCGTCAACTGGCAGCCGATCTCCACCGACCTGATCTGGGTGGAGCTGATCCGGTTGGCGGTCGTGGTCGCCATCGGGCTGGCCGTGACGGCGGTGGGCTGGGCCCTCAGCGGCCACTGGTTGTTCGGGCTCGCCGTCGCCGTCGTCGCGCTGCTCGGCGGCTGGCGAGCCATCGCGATCGTCCGGGCGGTGCGCGCCTGGGGGTACGCCGAACGGGAGAACGACCTGCTGGTCCGGCACGGGCTCCTGGTCCGGCGGCTCTCCATCGTTCCGTACTCGCGAATGCAGTTCGTCGACGTCAGCGCCGGGCCGTTGGAGCGCGCCTTCGACCTGGCCACCGTGCAGTTGCACACGGCTGCGGCGGCGAGCGACGCCCGGGTGCCCGGGCTGCGGCCGGCGGAGGCGTCCCGGCTGCGCGACCGGCTCACCGCGCTCGGCGAGGACCGGGCGGAGGGCCTGTGA
- a CDS encoding PH domain-containing protein produces MPPDASAPWPVPAGGGDGEPRQRLHPLSPVLHGAKSLVVVIAGLSWSTLSRVGFGWFAAMVAVLALGATVLSVVSWYNTGYHVVGRELRVHEGLLWRRTRAIPLERLQAVEVVRPLLAQLTGLAELRLEVVGGGKTEAPLAYLGVADAARLRDRLLALAGRVAQAPAPEPADATSAVTPGAPAPTVAAPGRPLHAVRNESLLISQLLTPQAFLLPFGVAFVVIQFLTAGSWSFVAVASTLTAMAGVLLQPVRRVLDDWNFRLARDGGTLRVHNGLLETRSQTVPLARVQTVRATWPLLWRVNGWLRLRLEVAGFSVAEADDRNRPDRLLPVGDLPTATMIVAEVLPGVRLDALTLSPPPARTRWLHPLGRRALGAGLFEEVFATRSGRLTRQLVIVPYARIQSVRVVQGPIQRRLGLASVHADTAGGSGATAQDRDLAEAWALAADLTHRAHQAHHRP; encoded by the coding sequence ATGCCACCGGACGCGTCGGCCCCGTGGCCGGTGCCGGCGGGCGGTGGCGACGGCGAGCCCCGGCAGCGGCTGCACCCGCTCAGTCCGGTCCTGCACGGTGCCAAGTCACTGGTCGTGGTGATCGCCGGGTTGTCCTGGTCGACGCTGTCCCGTGTGGGCTTCGGTTGGTTCGCCGCCATGGTGGCGGTGCTGGCGCTGGGCGCGACGGTGTTGTCGGTGGTGAGTTGGTACAACACCGGCTACCACGTGGTCGGCCGCGAACTCCGGGTGCACGAGGGCCTGCTCTGGCGTCGTACCCGGGCCATTCCGTTGGAGCGTCTGCAGGCCGTCGAGGTGGTGCGGCCACTGCTCGCCCAGCTCACCGGCCTGGCCGAGCTGCGGCTGGAGGTGGTCGGTGGCGGCAAGACGGAGGCGCCCCTGGCGTACCTCGGGGTGGCCGACGCGGCCCGGCTGCGCGACCGGCTGCTGGCGTTGGCCGGGCGGGTGGCGCAGGCACCGGCACCGGAGCCGGCGGACGCGACGTCCGCGGTGACCCCGGGAGCGCCCGCGCCGACGGTCGCCGCGCCGGGCCGGCCACTGCACGCGGTACGCAACGAGAGTCTGCTGATCAGTCAACTACTCACACCGCAGGCGTTCCTGCTCCCGTTCGGTGTGGCGTTCGTCGTGATCCAGTTCCTCACCGCGGGGTCGTGGTCGTTCGTCGCGGTGGCGAGCACGCTGACCGCGATGGCCGGTGTGCTGCTGCAACCGGTGCGCCGGGTGCTCGACGACTGGAACTTCCGGCTGGCCCGCGACGGCGGCACGTTGCGGGTGCACAACGGCCTGCTGGAGACGCGCTCGCAGACCGTACCGCTGGCCCGGGTGCAGACCGTGCGCGCCACCTGGCCGCTGCTGTGGCGGGTCAACGGTTGGCTGCGGCTGCGCCTGGAGGTGGCCGGGTTCTCCGTCGCGGAGGCCGACGATCGCAACCGACCCGACCGGCTGCTGCCGGTCGGTGACCTGCCGACCGCGACGATGATCGTCGCGGAGGTGCTTCCGGGGGTACGCCTCGACGCCCTGACGCTGAGCCCTCCGCCGGCCCGGACGCGGTGGTTGCACCCGCTGGGCCGTCGCGCCCTCGGTGCGGGGTTGTTCGAGGAGGTGTTCGCCACTCGCTCCGGGCGGCTCACCCGCCAGTTGGTGATCGTGCCGTACGCCCGTATCCAGAGCGTGCGGGTGGTGCAGGGGCCGATCCAGCGCCGCCTCGGGTTGGCCTCGGTGCACGCGGACACCGCCGGCGGTTCCGGTGCCACGGCCCAGGACCGCGACCTGGCCGAAGCCTGGGCCCTGGCCGCCGACCTGACCCACCGAGCCCACCAAGCCCACCACCGCCCCTAA